In a genomic window of Desulfobaccales bacterium:
- the mlaD gene encoding outer membrane lipid asymmetry maintenance protein MlaD, which yields MKKYTMETTVGIFLVFGLLCVGYMTVKLGHVSLLGDNAYSLFARFTSVTGLRAGSLVYISGIEVGRVERLTMDQEKQKAMVEIRIRNDIKIFDDAIASIKTEGLIGDMHLSIDPGGAGAILKPGGTITETQSAVDIADLISKYAFGDVKKP from the coding sequence ATGAAAAAGTACACGATGGAAACCACGGTTGGCATTTTTCTCGTTTTCGGGCTCCTCTGCGTTGGGTATATGACGGTGAAACTCGGTCATGTTTCCCTGCTCGGCGACAACGCCTATTCTCTCTTTGCCCGATTCACCTCGGTCACCGGCCTGAGGGCCGGCAGCCTTGTTTATATCTCCGGCATTGAGGTGGGGCGCGTGGAGCGACTCACCATGGACCAGGAAAAGCAGAAGGCCATGGTGGAGATTCGCATTCGGAATGACATCAAGATTTTTGATGATGCCATTGCCTCCATTAAAACGGAGGGGCTGATCGGCGATATGCATCTCAGCATTGACCCCGGGGGCGCAGGCGCAATTCTCAAGCCGGGTGGAACCATTACCGAAACGCAATCGGCGGTGGACATCGCAGATCTCATCAGCAAGTATGCCTTCGGAGATGTGAAGAAACCGTAG
- a CDS encoding MlaA family lipoprotein: MKAFSFPVLLLVFFAAGCAHSPDPAATLAPPVAPPHAQQVFVVSDPVQIPPKPPEMPVTSETKNIDEYGDIEVPEKVSGEAKPEIADPLEPFNRAMYHFNDKLYFWLLKPVAQGYGKVVPEAARVGVSNFFANLAFPIRFVNCLLQANFEGAAAELGRFTVNTLWGVGGFL, encoded by the coding sequence ATGAAAGCTTTCTCATTTCCCGTTCTCCTGCTCGTTTTTTTCGCTGCGGGCTGTGCTCACAGTCCTGATCCCGCCGCTACTCTCGCACCGCCGGTTGCACCTCCTCATGCTCAGCAGGTCTTCGTTGTCTCCGATCCCGTGCAGATCCCTCCAAAACCCCCCGAGATGCCGGTTACATCTGAAACCAAGAACATCGATGAATATGGGGATATCGAAGTTCCTGAGAAGGTGAGCGGGGAGGCAAAACCTGAGATTGCCGACCCCCTGGAGCCCTTCAACCGGGCCATGTATCACTTCAACGACAAGCTTTACTTCTGGCTGCTCAAACCGGTCGCGCAGGGATATGGGAAAGTCGTTCCCGAGGCCGCACGGGTCGGCGTAAGCAATTTCTTTGCGAACCTCGCCTTCCCGATCCGTTTCGTCAATTGCCTGCTCCAGGCGAACTTCGAGGGTGCGGCCGCGGAACTTGGCCGTTTCACGGTAAACACTCTATGGGGTGTCGGGGGGTTTCT
- a CDS encoding ABC transporter substrate-binding protein — protein sequence MKRPIVALTILILLLFSLPVYAGPPLDAVQSNVNKVLEVLRDPKLKAASAKEIEKEKLRLIYERMFDDVELSKRTLSRHWNSMNVAQRKEFVLLFRQVLEKAYIDKILAYTDEKIVFERETMVSETQAEIQTKIVTSSKEIPIFYRVILKDGAWKVYDIVIENVSLVLNYRTQFNDILAKNTPEQLLEILRKKVKGQ from the coding sequence ATGAAAAGACCGATCGTCGCATTGACCATCCTCATTCTGTTGCTGTTTTCTCTTCCGGTATATGCCGGTCCGCCGTTGGACGCGGTTCAGTCTAACGTCAACAAAGTGCTGGAGGTGTTGCGCGATCCAAAGCTCAAAGCCGCGTCGGCCAAGGAGATCGAAAAGGAGAAACTTCGGCTTATCTATGAACGCATGTTTGATGATGTCGAACTTTCGAAGCGCACCTTGTCCAGGCACTGGAACAGCATGAATGTCGCCCAGCGTAAGGAGTTCGTCCTCCTTTTTCGACAGGTGCTGGAAAAGGCCTACATCGACAAAATCCTTGCCTACACCGACGAGAAAATTGTCTTTGAGCGGGAGACCATGGTCTCGGAAACACAGGCCGAGATTCAAACGAAAATCGTCACCTCTTCAAAGGAGATTCCTATCTTCTATAGAGTGATTCTGAAGGACGGCGCTTGGAAAGTATATGACATCGTTATTGAAAATGTGAGCCTGGTTCTGAATTATCGTACCCAGTTCAATGACATCCTGGCAAAAAATACGCCCGAACAGTTGCTTGAGATCCTGCGAAAGAAAGTGAAGGGGCAATAG